GCGACGCCGCTCATTGCGGGCCTGCAGCGTATGGATCGCCGGGCGCGACGACCGGGTCGGTGTCCCACCGGCCGTACACGTACTCGGTGTTCGAGAGAATCTGCGCCGCGAGCATCGTGACATCGGTCTCGAGATGCTGAGCGATAAACCGGACCGTGTGCGGCAGCAGGTACGACGCGTTGGGGCGACCCCGGTACGGCATCGGCGTGAGAAACGGCGCGTCGGTCTCGACAAGCACGAGCGCGCGCGGCGCAACGTCGAGCGCGCGGCGCAGGTTGCGCGCGTTCTTGAACGTCGCAGTGCCGGCGAACGACATGTACCAGCCGTTCTCGGTGCAGATCTCGGCGAGCTCCGTGTCGCCCGAGAAGCAGTGGAACACCGTGCGCTCAGGAGCGCCCACCCGCTTGAGCGTCGCCACGACATCGTCGTGTGCATCGCGATCGTGAATCTGCAGGGCCAGGTCGTTCTGCTTGGCGATCTCGATGTGCGCCTCGAACGACCGCAGCTGCGCCTCGCGACCGTCTTCTTCCGTGCGAAAGTAGTCGAGTCCCGTCTCGCCGATGCAGCGCACGCGCGGCCGCGACGCGAGCTCAGCGATCGCCGCGAGACCGTCGTCGAGCGTGCCGGCGGCATCGAGCACCGGCGCTTCGTTCGGGTGAATGGCGACGGCCGCCAGCATCCGGGGTTCGGTGGATGCTGCCTCAGCAGACCACCGCGACGAGGCAACGTCGGTGCCGACCTGCACAATGCCCCGCACACCCGCGGCAGAGGCGCGGTCGAGTTGCTCAGCGGGCGTCAGCGAAGGGCCGTCGACCGGAAAATCGTCGATGATCGAGGGGTCGATGTGCGTGTGGTTGTCGTAAACGGGAACGACGAGCTCCTCAGGCACGGGCGGGTAGCTCCGATCACGGTGCTTCTTCGCCGAGCGCCCACTCATCTTTCGCTCCGTTCGTCGCTTCTTGTCGTCAGTCGTTCGTCGTCTCGATGCGCGGGAACAGCGCCTCGAGACGACCCACAACGGTGCCTGCCGGCAGCTGCCCCCAGCGTCCCGCGTCGCGAATCGGCTGGTCGGCAAGTGCTCCGAGCGAGTCGACGACGCCGAGCGCTGTCCACAGCTTATCCGTTGCCACAGGCGTCACCGGGGCCAGCAGCACGGCGAGCGCGCGCAGTCCCTCCGTCACGGTGTACAGCACGGTCGCCAAGCGGTCGCGCTGCGCATCATCTTTCGCGAGCACCCACGGCTGCTGCTCGGTGATGTACCCGTTGAGCTCGTCGACGATCGTCCAGATGTGCGCGAGAGCGTCGTGAATCGCGAGCTTCTCGATCGCGGCATCCGCTGCGCTGGCAGCATCCGCCACCACCTGCTGCACGTGCAGATCGTCATCTGAATATTCGGATGCTG
This DNA window, taken from Paramicrobacterium agarici, encodes the following:
- a CDS encoding TatD family hydrolase, with product MSGRSAKKHRDRSYPPVPEELVVPVYDNHTHIDPSIIDDFPVDGPSLTPAEQLDRASAAGVRGIVQVGTDVASSRWSAEAASTEPRMLAAVAIHPNEAPVLDAAGTLDDGLAAIAELASRPRVRCIGETGLDYFRTEEDGREAQLRSFEAHIEIAKQNDLALQIHDRDAHDDVVATLKRVGAPERTVFHCFSGDTELAEICTENGWYMSFAGTATFKNARNLRRALDVAPRALVLVETDAPFLTPMPYRGRPNASYLLPHTVRFIAQHLETDVTMLAAQILSNTEYVYGRWDTDPVVAPGDPYAAGPQ